In Scyliorhinus canicula chromosome 27, sScyCan1.1, whole genome shotgun sequence, the following proteins share a genomic window:
- the napab gene encoding N-ethylmaleimide-sensitive factor attachment protein, alpha b, with translation MDNSAKEREAVGLVAEAEKKVRSTRSFMASLFGGSSRLEEACEMYARAANMFKMAKNWSAAGNAFCEAAKLHLHLQSKHDAATNFVDAGNAFKKADPQEAINCLNRAIEIYTDMGRFTIAAKHHISIAEIYESELVDIEKAIAHYEQAADYYRGEESNSSANKCLLKVATYAAQLEQYPKAVEIYEQVGTTAMDSPLLKYSAKEYFFKAALCHFCVDMLNAKLAVTKYEEMFPAFSDSRECKLVKKLLDAFEEQNVDGYTDAVKEYDSISRLDQWLTTMLLRIKKTIQGEESDLR, from the exons ATGGACAATTCGGCCAAGGAGCGGGAGGCCGTGGGCCTGGTGGCCGAGGCCGAGAAGAAAGTCCGCTCGACCCGCTCCTTCATGGCCTCCCTGTTCGG GGGGTCTTCCAGATTAGAAGAAGCGTGTGAAATGTACGCCAGGGCTGCAAATATGTTTAAGATGGCCAAGAACTGGAGTG CCGCAGGCAATGCTTTCTGTGAGGCTGCGAAGCTCCACCTCCACTTGCAAAGTAAACACGATGCCGCAACAAACTTTGTCGATGCAGGAAATGCCTTCAAGAAAGCTGATCCCCAAG aggCCATTAATTGTTTAAACAGGGCTATCGAGATTTATACAGATATG GGCCGGTTTACGATTGCAGCGAAGCACCACATATCGATAGCGGAGATCTACGAGAGCGAGTTGGTGGATATCGAGAAA GCAATTGCACATTATGAACAGGCAGCTGATTACTACAGAGGTGAAGAGTCCAACAG TTCTGCAAATAAGTGCTTGCTGAAAGTTGCTACGTATGCTGCACAGCTTGAACAGTATCCCAAAGCTGTAGAGATATATGAGCAG GTAGGCACTACAGCCATGGACAGCCCCCTCCTGAAATACAGTGCTAAAGAATACTTCTTCAAAGCTGCCCTCTGCCACTTCTGTGTCGATATGTTAAACGCCAAG TTGGCCGTTACGAAATACGAGGAAATGTTCCCAGCCTTCTCGGATTCCAGGGAGTGCAAACTGGTCAAGAAGCTTCTGGACGCCTTTGAGGAGCAGAACGTTGATGGCTACACCGATGCG GTGAAGGAGTACGATTCCATCTCACGGCTGGACCAGTGGTTGACTACGATGCTTTTACGTATCAAGAAGACTATCCAGGGGGAAGAGAGCGACCTGCGTTAA